TCCAGTGTTGCATTGGAACTTCGTCGGAGGGCCGCCGGTGCTGCAATTGAGGTCCGCCGAGGTCGTCCAATGCTGCAGCGGAGCATCGCCGGGGTCGTTGAAGCTGCGCCGGAGCTGCAATGAAGGGTCGTTGGAGTTGCAATGGAGCGCCATAGAGCTGCTGCCGGTGCCGCATGGTGCGCCATAGAGCTGCTGTGTGGTTCTGCCATAGGAGGCTGTGAGCTGTCTGATCGTACGGCTGCGGAGTATCTGAACGGACGGCTCTGAGGGAGGCTTAAAACTGGATCAAATCATCCGACTGGTCCGTAGCAATCGCCATACGAAATAGGTCGTCGCGAAAATCAGGGGATTTTCACGTCTGTCCTGGGTGTGTTGGCCCAGAAGGAATGGTGCCCCCTGCCGCGTCCAAGGCAGAGAGACACACACAGTGGGAGGGAACGCGGGAACTACTATTTTTGTAGTTGTAGCAACGAACTTCTGTGCGTTGATTGGGCGGCCGCCTCCCCTCTTCCTCGCGACAAACCACAGCCCCACCCCCACGGTAACGTCGGTGAGCGATCGACCGGCGATCCTCCCGAGCTAAGCTAATCTGACCTACTTTTGGTTTTTggagctaaacggagtagcagcacACAAATCAAGCAAAGCCGCGTCCTGAACCCTGCTGTCCCCTCCCCCTCGTTATAGCTCACTCTcactcccacccccacccccgccaccACTCACCAGCTCGACTCCACCCCACTCCACTCGACCCGCGCGCACGCGGAGCTGGGCCGTACAGTACGTGAGCCCGTGAGCGAGCAGGGTACGGACTAAATGCCgcacccgtcgtcgtcgtcgtcttcctcgGCCAGTGTGGACGCGGCCGCCAAGGGCGTCAAGCTCGAGCGGTACGCCAGCGGCGGCGCCGCGCTGCTGATGCGGCGCGCGGGGACCTCCAAGATCGTCGCGGCGTCCTCGCACCTCCTCTTCCGCGCCACCGTCCTCGCCACGCTCGCGCTCGTCTGCCTCTTCGCCGTGCACTACCCTTCCCTCCTCTCCCGCTCCTTCCggctctccgccgccgcctcctcttctTCCCCGCCGCGGCAGACGTCGCGGCACCGGAACCTGCTCGGGTCGTCGTCGGCGTACGCGGGCGCCGCGTGGGAGCGGGAGGTGCGGCGGAGCGCCACGCCGCGGCGGGACGGGGGGATGTCGGTGCTGGTCACGGGCGCTGCGGGGTTCGTGGGCGCGCACTGCGCGCTGGCGCTCAGGGCGCGCGGCGACGGCGTGCTCGGCCTCGACAACTTCAACGCCTACTACGAGCCGGCCCTGAAGCGCGCGCGGCAGCGGCTGCTCGCGTCGCGCGGGGTGGTGGTGTTCGGCGCCGACATCAACGACGCGGCCCTGCTCGAGCGGCTCTTCACCGTCGTGCCCTTCACGCACGTGCTGCACCTCGCCGCGCAGGCCGGCGTGCGGTACGCGATGCGGGCGCCGCAGACGTACGTGGCCTCCAACGTCGCGGGCCTCGTCAGCGTCTTCGAGGCCGCCGCCAGGCACGCCGACCCGCAGCCGGCGATCGtgtgggcgtcgtcgtcgtcggtgTACGGGCTCAACACTGACGCGCCATTCTCCGAGGACCACCGCACGGACCGACCGGCGTCGCTGTACGCGGCCACCAAGAAGGCCGGGGAGGCCATCGCGCACGCGTACAACCACATCTACGGTCTCTCCATCACCGGCCTCCGCTTCTTCACGGTGTACGGTCCGTGGGGACGCCCCGACATGGCCTACTTCTCCTTCGCCCGCAGCATCGTCGCCGGCGAGCCCATCACGCTCTTCCGCGCCGCCGACGGCACAGACGTGCGCCGCGACTTCACCTACATCGACGACGTCGTGAAGGGGTGCCTCGGTGCGCTCGACACGGCCGGTAAGAGCACGGGCTCCAAGTCCGGCAAGAAGCGCGGGCCGGCGCCCCTCCGCGTCTACAACCTCGGCAACACCTCGCCGGTGCCCGTCACCCGCATGGTGGCCATCCTCGAGAAGCTCCTCGGCAAGAAAGCGAACAAACGCGTCGTCACCATGCCGAGCAACGGCGA
This portion of the Triticum dicoccoides isolate Atlit2015 ecotype Zavitan chromosome 7A, WEW_v2.0, whole genome shotgun sequence genome encodes:
- the LOC119331212 gene encoding UDP-glucuronate 4-epimerase 6-like codes for the protein MPHPSSSSSSSASVDAAAKGVKLERYASGGAALLMRRAGTSKIVAASSHLLFRATVLATLALVCLFAVHYPSLLSRSFRLSAAASSSSPPRQTSRHRNLLGSSSAYAGAAWEREVRRSATPRRDGGMSVLVTGAAGFVGAHCALALRARGDGVLGLDNFNAYYEPALKRARQRLLASRGVVVFGADINDAALLERLFTVVPFTHVLHLAAQAGVRYAMRAPQTYVASNVAGLVSVFEAAARHADPQPAIVWASSSSVYGLNTDAPFSEDHRTDRPASLYAATKKAGEAIAHAYNHIYGLSITGLRFFTVYGPWGRPDMAYFSFARSIVAGEPITLFRAADGTDVRRDFTYIDDVVKGCLGALDTAGKSTGSKSGKKRGPAPLRVYNLGNTSPVPVTRMVAILEKLLGKKANKRVVTMPSNGDVPFTHANVSHAARDFRYHPTTSLDAGLRKFVEWFLQYYKIDPAKLAKGSRVGTKTTKKKSKGAMSAAS